The following coding sequences are from one Molothrus aeneus isolate 106 chromosome Z, BPBGC_Maene_1.0, whole genome shotgun sequence window:
- the LOC136568948 gene encoding aquaporin-3-like, with product MGRQKDILATIEEHLRIRNKLVRQALAECLGTLILVLFGCGSVAQIILSRGTHGGFLTVNLAFGFAVTLGILIAGQVSGGHLNPAVTFAMCLLAREPWIKLPIYALAQTLGSFLGAGIVFGLYYDAIWAFDSNRLTVTGQNATAGIFATYPSEHLNVVNGFFDQFIGTASLIVCVLAIVDPYNNPVPTGLEAFTVGFVVLVIGTSMGFNSGYAVNPARDFGPRLFTAIAGWGMEVFRVGKPSHWWWVPVVAPFLGAVAGVIVYQLTIGCHDEPSPPASEQETVKLANVKHKERV from the exons ATGGGGAGGCAAAAGGACATTCTTGCTACCATTGAGGAGCACCTGAGGATCAGAAACAAATTAGTGCGGCAAGCACTGGCTGAGTGCTTGGGGACACTGATCCTGGTG CTCTTTGGGTGTGGCTCTGTTGCACAGATCATTCTCAGCAGAGGGACCCATGGAGGTTTTCTGACTGTCAACCTGGCCTTCGGCTTCGCTGTGACACTCGGCATTTTGATCGCAGGACAGGTTTCAG GTGGACACCTGAACCCGGCTGTCACTTTTGCCATGTGCTTACTGGCCCGGGAGCCCTGGATCAAGCTACCAATTTATGCCCTTGCACAAACCCTGGGGTCTTTCCTTGGAGCTGGCATTGTCTTTGGGCTGTACTATG ATGCTATCTGGGCTTTTGACAGTAACCGGCTCACTGTTACAGGACAGAATGCCACTGCTGGTATTTTTGCCACCTACCCATCAGAGCATCTGAATGTTGTGAATGGCTTCTTTGACCAG TTCATTGGCACTGCCTCCCTGATTGTTTGTGTCTTGGCGATTGTTGATCCCTACAACAACCCCGTCCCCACTGGGCTGGAGGCCTTCACAGTTGGTTTTGTTGTCCTCGTTATTGGAACCTCCATGGGCTTCAACTCTGGCTATGCTGTCAACCCTGCCAGGGACTTTGGGCCTCGTCTCTTCACAGCCATTGCTGGCTGGGGCATGGAAGTGTTCCG ggttGGTAAGCCGTCCCACTGGTGGTGGGTTCCAGTTGTGGCTCCTTTCCTTGGGGCAGTTGCGGGAGTGATTGTCTATCAGCTGACGATCGGATGTCACGACGAGCCTTCTCCCCCTGCCTCCGAGCAGGAAACAGTCAAGCTGGCTAACGTGAAGCACAAGGAGAGGGTCTGA